One genomic window of Elaeis guineensis isolate ETL-2024a chromosome 2, EG11, whole genome shotgun sequence includes the following:
- the LOC105053568 gene encoding uncharacterized protein isoform X3 has translation MAEGTWRIGISFVGQGIGTVPLTRARRVPQGTVGAGLHLQAHSLFCLRQTAGVLAGTIFFLKDLRVSSQPFSHRASFSSSIGDAERQVRFVEPAYSFVGMHCIFDNCKASVTILKFGHMSSDLLAYGASDGNLTICHVSDPPSILQQLRGHSKAITDFDFSSNNQYIASSSMDKTVRVWEISKGHCIRVIYGVSSQLSIRFHPVNNNLFSVGNANKEINVINFSTGRVINKLLFENEITAMDNDHTGQLIFAGDGQGCIYTISMNSHTGSISRSHRNRSSRSKSPITTVQYRTFSLVARGPVLLICSQDGNIYFFSVALEVQGYLTLLCSLKLSPRVHSIRASFCPLLSLEKGEFIVSGSEDSNVYFYDLTRPKHTCVNKLQGHGSSVIGVAWNHGENLLASSDSDGTVIVWKRAKTT, from the exons TGGGCGCTGGGCTTCATCTCCAGGCCCACAGTCTATTCTGTTTGAGGCAGACAGCCGGAGTTCTAGCAGG TACCATTTTTTTCCTGAAGGACTTAAGAGTTTCCAGCCAACCTTTTAGCCATCGTGCAAGTTTCAGCTCGAGCATAGGTGATGCTGAGCGTCAGGTTCGATTCGTTGAACCTGCATATTCATTTGTTGGAATGCACTGCATCTTTGACAACTGCAAAGCTTCAG TAACAATCTTAAAATTTGGGCATATGAGTTCCGATTTACTTGCATATGGTGCATCAGATGGAAACCTGACAATTTGTCATGTCTCTGACCCACCATCCATCCTTCAGCAATTAAGAGGACATTCAAAAGCCATCACAG attttgatttttcatctAACAATCAGTACATTGCTTCATCCTCAATGGATAAGACTGTCCGAGTCTGGGAAATATCTAAAGGTCACTGCATTCGAGTAATATATGGAGTTTCTTCCCAATTATCCATTCGCTTCCACCCG GTGAATAACAACTTGTTTTCAGTTGGCAATGCAAACAAAGAAATCAAT GTTATCAATTTTAGCACCGGTCGGGTTATTAACAAACTTCTCTTTGAGAATGAAATAACAGCTATGGATAATGATCATACTGGTCAGCTTATTTTTGCTGGCGATGGACAG GGATGCATATACACTATTAGCATGAACTCCCATACAGGGTCCATATCCAGATCCCATCGTAATAGGAGTAGCAGGAGCAAATCTCCAATCACAACTGTGCAGTATCGTACTTTTTCTCTTGTGGCACGAGGTCCTGTACTTCTTATATGTTCTCAAGATGGAAACATTTATTTCTTCAG TGTTGCCTTGGAGGTGCAAGGGTATTTGACTCTTCTGTGCTCTCTCAAATTATCTCCCCGGGTGCACAGTATTCGCGCTTCTTTCTGCCCTCTACTTTCTCTTGAAAAAGGGGAATTTATAG TTTCTGGCAGTGAGGATTCAAATGTTTACTTCTATGATTTAACTCGGCCAAAGCACACATGCGTAAATAAGCTGCAG GGGCATGGTTCTTCAGTTATAGGAGTTGCCTGGAATCATGGGGAGAACTTGTTGGCCTCATCGGATTCAGATGGAACAGTGATTGTTTGGAAGCGAGCAAAGACAACTTGA